One genomic window of Mercenaria mercenaria strain notata chromosome 2, MADL_Memer_1, whole genome shotgun sequence includes the following:
- the LOC123550003 gene encoding uncharacterized protein LOC123550003, producing MCSYCDSTFENIKDTVCHCVEDLPAEKVSYMWKSIDGRSNLQRTYNVLGSNVTGKEISFDPQSGKMIVPTKSLASDSPVRKLHKINTPSKSVHRQLYSQLEVDQEHVENLSSTEATDSVADLSELLDTTVLYSDSEPDIEEYELMENANDIPDDVMADTQTVQMVVQQLKTLLPSVTTHLADCGRLHEWMNFFHLIDSGDLSVKHIAAQLFLDVIKFSSLEDVRLMRYTPEVRQFWTVGQALFKSKFLRFMGGYKVFSGAIEHGDSDNKSMTKSDINMINFVCPNKDVLKEERKNYALDCSTPGIIHSNIQAV from the coding sequence aTGTGCAGCTATTGTGACTCTACATTTGAGAACATAAAAGACACAGTGTGTCATTGTGTTGAGGATCTCCCGGCAGAAAAGGTGTCCTACATGTGGAAGTCGATTGATGGGAGGAGTAATCTCCAAAGGACATACAATGTATTGGGGTCTAATGTTACCGGCAAAGAAATCAGTTTTGATCCCCAATCTGGGAAAATGATAGTACCTACCAAATCTTTAGCCAGCGACAGCCCAGTTCGAAAACTACACAAAATCAACACACCATCAAAATCAGTTCATCGTCAATTATATTCACAATTAGAAGTCGACCAAGAACATGTCGAAAACTTATCTTCAACTGAGGCAACTGATTCAGTTGCTGATTTATCGGAACTGTTGGACACCACAGTGTTATATTCGGATTCAGAGCCCGACATTGAGGAGTATGAACTAATGGAAAATGCAAATGACATCCCTGATGACGTAATGGCGGACACACAAACTGTACAAATGGTAGTTCAGCAACTTAAAACGTTATTGCCGTCTGTTACCACTCATTTAGCTGATTGTGGTCGTTTACATGAATGGatgaatttctttcatttgattgACTCTGGAGATTTGAGTGTAAAGCACATTGCGGCCCAGTTGTTTCTAGATGTCATAAAGTTTTCAAGCCTAGAAGATGTGCGGCTAATGAGATACACTCCTGAAGTGAGACAGTTTTGGACAGTCGGACAGGCGCTGTTTAAATCTAAGTTTCTGCGATTCATGGGAGGATACAAGGTGTTTTCAGGAGCAATTGAGCATGGAGACAGTGACAATAAATCAATGACAAAGTCTGATATTAAcatgataaattttgtttgtcCAAACAAGGATGTATTAAAGGAAGAGAGAAAGAATTACGCGCTGGACTGCAGCACCCCAGGGATTATACATTCAAATATACAGGCTGTATAA